A part of Streptomyces sp. DSM 40750 genomic DNA contains:
- a CDS encoding mycoredoxin, whose product MAGTVTMYSTTWCGYCRRLKSQMDREGITYDEINIEHDPESAAFVEKANGGNQTVPTVLFPDGSTLTNPSLAQVKQKIGA is encoded by the coding sequence ATGGCGGGCACTGTGACGATGTACAGCACCACGTGGTGCGGCTACTGCCGTCGGCTGAAGAGCCAGATGGACCGCGAGGGCATCACGTACGACGAGATCAACATCGAGCACGACCCGGAGTCCGCCGCGTTCGTGGAGAAGGCGAACGGCGGGAACCAGACGGTCCCCACCGTCCTCTTCCCGGACGGTTCGACGCTCACGAACCCCTCGCTGGCGCAGGTCAAGCAGAAGATCGGCGCGTAA
- a CDS encoding dipeptidase codes for MSQPVDSDVSVVRTYVENHRAAFLDDLVEWLRIPSVSAQPEHATDVRRSADWLAAKLKETGFPTTEIWETPGAPAVFAEWPSADPDAPTILVYGHHDVQPAARADGWDTEPFEPVIRGNRLHARGAADDKGQVFFHTLGVRAHLAATGRTAPAVHLKMLIEGEEESGSPHFRTLVEEHAERLAADAVIVSDTGMWAEDTPTVCTGMRGLAECEIHLHGPGQDIHSGSFGGAVPNPATAVARLVAALHDEHARVAIPGFYDGIVELTDRERELFAELPFDEERWLRTAKSTATYGEAGHTTLERVWARPTAEVNGIGGGYQGTGSKTIIPSSAMVKLSFRLVAGQDPDHIQKAVTAWAAERIPAGIRYEITFSGSTRPCLTPLDHPALRSVVRAMARAFQQPIRYTREGGSGPAADLQEVLDAPVLFLGISVPSDGWHAPNEKVEIDLLLKGVETSAYLWAELAPSSREAH; via the coding sequence ATGAGCCAGCCCGTTGACAGCGACGTCAGCGTCGTCCGTACGTACGTCGAGAACCACCGTGCCGCCTTCCTTGACGACCTCGTGGAATGGCTGCGCATCCCGTCGGTGTCGGCCCAGCCCGAGCACGCGACGGACGTACGACGCAGCGCCGACTGGCTGGCCGCCAAACTCAAGGAGACCGGCTTCCCCACCACAGAGATATGGGAGACGCCCGGTGCCCCCGCGGTCTTCGCGGAATGGCCCTCCGCGGACCCCGACGCCCCCACGATCCTGGTCTACGGGCACCACGACGTGCAGCCCGCGGCGCGGGCCGACGGCTGGGACACCGAGCCGTTCGAGCCGGTGATCCGCGGCAACCGCCTCCACGCGCGCGGGGCGGCCGACGACAAGGGCCAGGTGTTCTTCCACACACTCGGCGTCCGCGCCCACCTCGCCGCCACCGGCCGCACCGCCCCCGCCGTCCACCTGAAGATGCTGATCGAGGGCGAGGAGGAGTCCGGCTCCCCGCACTTCCGCACCCTCGTCGAGGAGCACGCCGAGCGGCTCGCCGCCGACGCGGTGATCGTCTCCGACACCGGCATGTGGGCCGAGGACACCCCCACCGTGTGCACCGGCATGCGTGGCCTCGCCGAATGCGAGATCCACTTGCACGGGCCCGGCCAGGACATCCACTCCGGCTCCTTCGGCGGCGCCGTACCGAACCCGGCCACCGCGGTCGCCCGCCTCGTCGCCGCTCTGCACGACGAGCACGCCCGCGTGGCGATCCCCGGCTTCTACGACGGCATCGTCGAACTCACCGACCGAGAGCGAGAACTCTTCGCCGAACTGCCCTTCGACGAGGAGCGGTGGCTGCGTACGGCCAAGTCGACGGCGACGTACGGAGAAGCCGGACACACCACCCTGGAGCGCGTCTGGGCCCGCCCGACCGCCGAGGTCAACGGCATCGGCGGCGGCTACCAGGGCACGGGCAGCAAGACGATCATCCCGTCCTCGGCCATGGTGAAGCTCTCCTTCCGCCTGGTCGCCGGTCAGGACCCGGACCACATCCAGAAGGCTGTCACCGCCTGGGCCGCCGAGCGGATACCCGCCGGGATCCGCTACGAGATCACGTTCAGCGGGTCAACCCGCCCCTGCCTGACCCCCCTGGACCACCCGGCCCTGCGGTCGGTCGTACGGGCCATGGCCCGCGCCTTCCAGCAGCCCATCCGCTACACGCGCGAGGGCGGCTCCGGCCCCGCCGCCGACCTCCAGGAAGTCCTCGACGCACCCGTGCTCTTCCTGGGCATCTCCGTCCCCTCCGACGGCTGGCACGCTCCCAACGAGAAGGTCGAGATCGACCTGCTCCTCAAGGGCGTCGAGACCAGCGCGTACCTCTGGGCCGAACTGGCCCCAAGCTCCCGCGAGGCACACTGA
- the nudC gene encoding NAD(+) diphosphatase, protein MTTWTDHTADRPIALTAPSGIDRAAHHRLDEAWLAAAWSHPTTRCFVVSGGQVLIDETPDGTTELVMIPSFEAPLTEAHRYFLGTDADGVSYFALQKDTLPGRMDQSARPAGLREAGMLLSPRDTGLMVHAVGLENWQRTHRFCSRCGERTVIAAAGHIRRCPACGAEHYPRTDPAVIMAVTDDEDRILLGRQVHWPEGRFSTLAGFVEPGESIEQSVRREVHEEVGITVGQVEYIASQPWPFPSSLMLGFMARATSTAVDVDGDEIHEARWFSREELRAAFESGEVLPPYGISIAARLIELWYGKPLPTRGHTG, encoded by the coding sequence GTGACCACCTGGACCGACCACACCGCCGACCGACCCATCGCGCTCACCGCCCCGAGCGGCATCGACCGGGCCGCCCACCACCGGCTCGACGAGGCCTGGCTCGCCGCGGCGTGGAGCCACCCCACGACCCGCTGCTTCGTGGTCTCCGGCGGTCAGGTCCTCATCGACGAGACCCCGGACGGCACCACCGAACTCGTCATGATCCCCTCCTTCGAGGCCCCCCTCACCGAGGCGCACCGCTACTTCCTGGGCACCGACGCCGACGGTGTGAGCTACTTCGCACTCCAGAAGGACACACTCCCCGGCCGCATGGACCAGTCCGCGCGCCCGGCCGGACTGCGCGAGGCAGGCATGCTGCTGTCACCGCGCGACACGGGCCTCATGGTGCACGCGGTCGGCCTGGAGAACTGGCAGCGCACCCACCGCTTCTGCTCCCGCTGCGGCGAGCGCACGGTGATCGCGGCGGCCGGCCACATCCGCCGCTGCCCGGCCTGCGGCGCCGAGCACTACCCGCGCACCGACCCGGCGGTGATCATGGCCGTCACGGACGACGAGGACCGCATCCTGCTCGGCCGCCAGGTCCACTGGCCCGAGGGCCGTTTCTCCACCCTGGCGGGCTTCGTGGAGCCCGGCGAGTCCATCGAGCAGTCCGTACGGCGCGAGGTCCACGAGGAGGTCGGTATCACCGTCGGCCAGGTCGAGTACATCGCCAGCCAGCCATGGCCCTTCCCCTCCAGCCTCATGCTGGGCTTCATGGCCCGTGCCACCTCGACCGCCGTGGACGTCGACGGCGACGAGATCCACGAGGCCCGCTGGTTCTCCCGGGAAGAGCTGCGGGCCGCGTTCGAGTCCGGGGAGGTCCTGCCTCCCTACGGCATCTCGATCGCGGCCCGACTGATCGAACTCTGGTACGGCAAGCCCCTGCCGACGCGAGGTCACACCGGCTAG